The following coding sequences lie in one Thalassoglobus polymorphus genomic window:
- a CDS encoding cytochrome C assembly family protein produces the protein MQLTNVTILCFFASYTAALVLELTQFIRQSQVMRWSALGISAAGFLAQTIYLVERSRQTALPPLLASSHDWLLVSAWLAIVFYLGIKFWDRSLSIGLFILPLVLLLVGSSRFASTTPNPDIKIAYEWTMIHASFWVFGIFGVILSLVMSMMYLLQHSRLKHKKAQLPALHLLSLERLNKINWWLIVVSVPLLTLGMVTGLWMSYLRAGSDQAVNLANFGFIAFGLVWVAMTFLFGWLLVSKNATGRLVAWRTILACGFLLVTLLAIRFLSADNIHSLGVQLPGIIVDGPKT, from the coding sequence ATGCAGCTCACAAACGTGACCATTTTATGTTTCTTCGCTAGCTACACAGCAGCGCTTGTCCTGGAACTGACGCAGTTCATCAGGCAGAGTCAAGTGATGCGCTGGTCCGCACTGGGAATTTCGGCGGCCGGATTTTTGGCTCAAACGATTTATCTCGTTGAACGCAGTCGCCAAACTGCGCTGCCTCCTCTATTGGCGTCATCACATGATTGGCTGTTGGTGTCCGCATGGTTGGCAATTGTTTTTTATCTCGGAATCAAGTTTTGGGACCGTTCCCTGTCAATTGGCTTGTTTATCCTTCCGCTTGTTCTGCTGCTTGTCGGATCGTCCCGTTTTGCGAGCACCACTCCCAATCCAGATATTAAAATCGCATACGAATGGACCATGATTCATGCTTCATTCTGGGTCTTCGGTATCTTCGGGGTCATCCTATCGCTTGTCATGAGCATGATGTATTTGCTGCAGCACTCCCGTCTGAAACACAAAAAAGCTCAGCTCCCAGCGTTGCATCTGCTGAGTCTGGAGCGGCTCAATAAAATTAACTGGTGGCTGATTGTTGTTTCCGTTCCCTTGCTGACACTGGGAATGGTGACCGGATTGTGGATGTCGTATTTACGTGCGGGATCTGACCAAGCGGTCAATCTCGCGAATTTTGGTTTTATTGCCTTCGGGCTAGTCTGGGTCGCGATGACCTTCCTGTTTGGCTGGCTGTTGGTTTCAAAGAATGCCACAGGACGCCTGGTCGCGTGGCGAACAATTCTGGCTTGCGGATTCCTGCTCGTTACCCTTTTGGCAATTCGATTCCTGAGTGCCGATAATATTCATTCGCTCGGAGTCCAATTACCGGGTATTATTGTGGATGGCCCAAAGACTTGA
- a CDS encoding 3-keto-disaccharide hydrolase: MRTGSAILTTLAVLFLSVAPVLAEGEIEDGFVSLFNGKDLTNWTTPEGDGGKWKVVDGVIDYNADSEAKGDKNLWSEKEYGDFILKMDWRIKETSGLYPVPIVLEDGSYLNDATGKKLTIQMPNADSGIYVRGTSKAQINMWCWPIGSGEVYGYRNNQKDPVIRAGVTPKINADNPVGEWNQFTIIMVNDRLTVILNNKMVLENAQLPEVPAMGRIALQHHGGVNADGSYKPASSLVQFRNIWIKELPNPKSP, translated from the coding sequence ATGCGTACCGGCTCTGCTATCCTGACCACTCTCGCAGTGTTGTTTCTCTCGGTTGCCCCCGTTCTTGCGGAGGGGGAGATCGAAGATGGTTTTGTTTCACTCTTTAACGGCAAGGATCTCACGAACTGGACGACTCCTGAGGGAGACGGCGGTAAGTGGAAAGTTGTCGATGGTGTGATCGATTACAACGCCGATTCAGAAGCCAAAGGGGACAAAAACCTCTGGAGTGAAAAGGAATACGGCGACTTCATTTTGAAGATGGATTGGCGAATTAAAGAGACTTCGGGGCTGTATCCAGTCCCGATCGTTCTGGAAGATGGGTCATACTTGAACGATGCCACGGGCAAGAAGCTGACAATTCAGATGCCCAACGCCGATTCCGGCATCTATGTTCGTGGAACGTCAAAGGCCCAAATCAATATGTGGTGCTGGCCTATCGGCTCTGGAGAGGTCTACGGATACCGGAATAATCAGAAAGATCCCGTCATTCGCGCGGGAGTGACTCCAAAAATCAATGCAGACAACCCGGTCGGTGAGTGGAATCAGTTCACTATCATCATGGTCAATGACCGTCTGACCGTGATTTTGAACAACAAAATGGTACTCGAAAACGCCCAGTTACCCGAAGTTCCCGCAATGGGCCGAATCGCCCTTCAGCATCATGGTGGTGTGAACGCTGATGGCTCGTACAAGCCTGCTTCCAGCTTGGTCCAGTTCCGGAATATTTGGATTAAGGAACTCCCGAATCCTAAGAGTCCTTAA
- the rhaB gene encoding rhamnulokinase, with protein MAENVYLAIDLGAESGRVIAGIYNGETIRLEEMHRFPNGPVNVAGTRRWDLIGLWREIQEGLRVAGQQYGDQIVSCGVDSWGVDYVLLTEKDELIGQPYNYRDSRTDGILEHATTRVPRHEIFAETGLQFMQINSLYQLIAMQLNDPELLGIADRFLMVADFFHWLLCGSKVVEFTNATTSQLYNPTNRDWSAELLRRFEIPAKIFPQVVPPGTKLGALRNDVSKQTGISRIDVVAPATHDTGAAVAAVPTDRTGKANWAYISSGTWSLIGVEVQDAILSAEALSQNVTNEGGIDGTYRLLKNVMGLWLVQECRRSFERQGKSIDYTQLTQLATDATPFRSIIDVDDARFLGPDNMVAAIQEWCTEHNEPVPETEGQLVRCALESLALRYRTVLRGIEKLTGETVEVIHIVGGGCKNTLLNQFTADACGVPVIAGPIEATALGNVLIQARAAGEIGTLSEIRSVVKASCELETFEPQNPADWEAALSRYQKLVKG; from the coding sequence ATGGCTGAGAACGTCTATCTGGCAATTGATTTAGGAGCAGAAAGCGGTCGAGTGATCGCTGGAATCTACAATGGAGAAACGATTCGCCTCGAAGAGATGCATCGCTTCCCGAATGGTCCAGTGAATGTTGCTGGGACACGACGTTGGGATCTGATTGGACTCTGGAGAGAGATTCAAGAAGGATTGCGAGTTGCTGGCCAACAATACGGTGATCAAATTGTCTCTTGCGGCGTCGACAGCTGGGGCGTCGACTATGTCCTGCTGACGGAGAAAGATGAACTCATTGGACAGCCGTACAATTACCGTGACTCCCGGACCGATGGAATTCTGGAGCATGCCACGACTCGCGTTCCTCGACATGAAATCTTTGCCGAGACTGGTTTGCAGTTCATGCAAATCAACTCCTTGTATCAGCTGATCGCGATGCAGCTGAACGACCCGGAATTGCTCGGTATTGCAGATCGCTTCTTAATGGTCGCTGACTTCTTCCACTGGCTGTTGTGTGGAAGTAAAGTTGTGGAATTCACGAATGCGACGACGAGCCAACTCTACAACCCAACAAACCGGGACTGGTCAGCGGAGCTCCTCCGCCGCTTCGAAATTCCAGCAAAAATCTTTCCTCAAGTGGTCCCACCCGGCACGAAACTCGGCGCTCTCCGGAACGATGTCTCCAAGCAAACAGGCATTTCCCGAATTGATGTTGTCGCCCCGGCGACTCACGATACCGGAGCGGCCGTCGCAGCTGTCCCGACTGATCGGACTGGAAAAGCGAACTGGGCTTACATCAGTTCAGGGACGTGGTCACTGATCGGCGTCGAAGTTCAAGATGCGATTTTGAGTGCGGAAGCCCTGAGTCAGAATGTCACCAATGAGGGTGGAATTGACGGAACCTACCGGCTTCTTAAAAATGTGATGGGATTGTGGTTGGTACAGGAATGTCGCCGCTCGTTTGAGCGGCAAGGAAAAAGTATCGACTACACTCAGCTGACCCAATTGGCGACCGACGCAACCCCCTTCCGGTCCATCATTGATGTCGACGATGCACGCTTCCTGGGACCGGATAACATGGTCGCTGCCATTCAGGAATGGTGTACTGAGCACAACGAACCGGTCCCCGAGACCGAAGGGCAACTTGTCCGCTGTGCCTTAGAAAGCTTGGCACTCAGGTATCGGACTGTGTTACGTGGCATTGAAAAACTGACCGGCGAAACAGTGGAAGTGATTCACATTGTGGGTGGTGGGTGTAAAAACACATTGCTCAATCAATTTACCGCCGATGCCTGCGGTGTCCCGGTCATCGCAGGGCCGATCGAAGCAACAGCTTTGGGTAACGTTCTGATTCAGGCTCGAGCAGCGGGCGAAATTGGAACGCTTTCCGAAATCCGTTCTGTTGTGAAAGCCTCGTGCGAGTTGGAAACATTCGAACCACAAAATCCTGCAGATTGGGAAGCAGCATTGTCACGGTATCAGAAGTTGGTCAAGGGCTAG
- the ftsY gene encoding signal recognition particle-docking protein FtsY gives MAFFGKLKSALKKTKDVLRTDVRDLFKAGEILDEDKLEEFHRGLITTDMGVEAASEVVESLRKEFGGRTVDPKAIWENVKETLKLILKGDGSTDWDPDNPVSPLNMAESGTTVILVSGVNGVGKTTSIAKLANFLTKANKKVVLAAGDTFRAAAVEQLTMWSQRIGCEIVKKEEGSDPASVAFAGCDQADKNGADVAIIDTAGRLQTQQNLMQELEKIHRVIGKRIEGAPHESLLVLDATTGQNGISQASKFSAAANCTGIILTKLDGTAKGGVVVAIRKKMGIPVKYIGVGEQIDDLQLFSPDDFVEALFEEI, from the coding sequence ATGGCGTTTTTTGGAAAACTGAAGTCCGCGTTGAAGAAGACGAAGGATGTCCTACGAACAGATGTTCGCGACCTCTTCAAAGCTGGAGAAATCCTGGATGAAGACAAGCTCGAAGAATTTCACCGTGGTCTCATTACGACCGACATGGGCGTGGAAGCGGCCAGTGAAGTGGTGGAGTCGCTACGAAAAGAGTTTGGTGGACGAACAGTCGATCCCAAGGCGATTTGGGAAAATGTGAAAGAGACGCTCAAGCTCATCCTCAAAGGTGACGGCAGCACGGACTGGGACCCCGACAATCCTGTTTCTCCTTTGAACATGGCTGAGTCTGGAACCACTGTCATTCTAGTTTCCGGAGTGAACGGCGTTGGGAAAACCACCTCCATTGCCAAGCTCGCGAACTTTCTGACGAAGGCGAACAAGAAAGTCGTCTTGGCAGCCGGAGATACTTTTCGCGCCGCTGCGGTCGAACAACTGACGATGTGGAGCCAGCGAATTGGTTGCGAAATTGTCAAAAAAGAAGAAGGCTCTGACCCTGCGAGTGTCGCCTTCGCTGGCTGCGACCAAGCCGACAAAAACGGCGCGGACGTTGCAATCATCGACACCGCCGGGAGACTGCAAACACAACAAAACCTGATGCAGGAATTGGAGAAGATTCATCGCGTCATCGGAAAACGAATCGAGGGGGCTCCGCACGAAAGCTTGCTCGTTCTCGATGCAACGACCGGACAGAACGGAATCTCACAAGCTTCGAAGTTCTCAGCAGCTGCAAATTGCACAGGGATCATCCTGACGAAACTCGACGGAACAGCCAAAGGGGGTGTCGTGGTCGCAATTCGCAAAAAGATGGGAATCCCGGTGAAGTACATCGGAGTTGGCGAACAAATTGACGACTTACAGCTATTCTCCCCAGACGATTTCGTAGAAGCACTGTTCGAAGAAATATAA
- the hemA gene encoding glutamyl-tRNA reductase, with product MNVQVVYCNHQTADLGLRERLAFPSSDHVVRAYDELRVRFPRSEHVVISTCNRIELYTAQEDPGDTPSHDDLAQFFSDFHQVPKTEFFNDLLERQGPDAVRHLFEVASSIDSMVLGESQIVNQIKSAYELAMETSANGPLTNALFQRAMAVSGRVRTETKLSEGRVSIASVAVGDFGKSIFDRFDDKTVLILGAGEMASETLTYLKDEGVKKILVTNRHFERAEKLAKEFSGEAVAWEALHESLARADVIVSTTGADRPILGVEDFKSLRMKTGPKPLFILDLGAPRDIEPQVSDLDDGIFLYDIDDLEATCENNRKQRSSAVTKATSIIEEETEKFMHEIYHKATGPIIKQLREHWHETSRAELEILFRKIPELDDRQREAVEKTLSRVVNKLLHPPLETLRDEARSGPPTGMLETLKRLFHIKD from the coding sequence ATGAACGTGCAGGTTGTTTATTGTAATCACCAGACGGCGGACTTGGGTCTGCGGGAGCGACTTGCTTTCCCGTCTTCCGATCATGTTGTGCGCGCGTATGATGAACTCCGCGTTCGATTTCCGAGGTCCGAACATGTCGTCATCTCCACCTGCAATCGAATCGAACTCTACACAGCTCAGGAAGATCCGGGAGATACTCCCAGCCACGATGATTTAGCTCAGTTTTTCTCAGACTTTCACCAGGTTCCGAAAACAGAATTTTTCAACGATCTTCTCGAACGACAAGGGCCAGATGCGGTCCGACATCTCTTCGAAGTCGCATCAAGTATCGACAGTATGGTTCTCGGCGAAAGTCAGATCGTTAACCAGATCAAGTCTGCTTACGAACTCGCAATGGAGACTTCAGCGAATGGACCGCTGACGAACGCTCTGTTTCAACGGGCAATGGCAGTCTCGGGGAGAGTTCGGACCGAAACAAAGCTTTCCGAGGGGCGCGTCTCCATTGCCAGCGTTGCTGTGGGAGACTTCGGCAAAAGCATCTTCGATCGCTTCGATGACAAGACCGTCCTCATTCTTGGTGCAGGAGAGATGGCGTCTGAAACGCTGACGTACCTCAAAGATGAAGGTGTGAAGAAAATCCTTGTCACAAATCGGCATTTTGAACGTGCCGAGAAGTTGGCAAAAGAATTCTCCGGCGAAGCAGTCGCCTGGGAAGCTTTGCATGAATCGCTGGCGCGAGCCGATGTGATCGTGAGCACAACCGGGGCGGATCGACCTATTCTTGGAGTTGAGGACTTCAAGAGTCTTCGCATGAAAACCGGACCGAAGCCATTGTTTATTCTCGATCTAGGAGCTCCGCGAGATATTGAGCCGCAGGTCAGTGATCTGGACGATGGGATCTTCCTGTACGACATTGATGACCTCGAAGCGACCTGTGAAAACAATCGCAAACAGCGCTCTTCCGCGGTCACGAAGGCCACGAGCATCATCGAGGAAGAGACCGAAAAGTTCATGCATGAGATCTACCACAAGGCGACCGGGCCGATTATCAAACAGCTCCGGGAGCATTGGCATGAGACCAGCCGGGCGGAGCTGGAGATTCTCTTTCGCAAGATCCCGGAACTCGATGATCGACAACGAGAGGCGGTTGAGAAAACCCTGAGCCGTGTCGTCAACAAATTACTCCATCCTCCTTTGGAGACGTTGCGAGACGAAGCTCGTTCCGGCCCGCCGACCGGAATGCTCGAAACTCTCAAGCGACTGTTCCACATCAAAGATTGA
- a CDS encoding sigma-70 family RNA polymerase sigma factor, whose product MPEKSIWPEHEVTQQLVQAVADGNEHAVNDLMNRHRDALRRLIHFRLDRKISARVDASDVVQDVLLEANQRLKDYVANPVMPFHLWVRQLAKDRMIDLHRRHHAKKRSVDKEQPLQRRKFGDQSSLNLAAQLSDQELTPAAATIRKELEERFLEALSQIDDDDREIIVMRHIEHLGNSEVAQALDLSPAAAGMRYLRAIRRLKTILTATDESESEKRSE is encoded by the coding sequence ATGCCTGAAAAATCGATCTGGCCGGAACACGAAGTGACGCAGCAACTTGTTCAAGCAGTCGCTGACGGAAATGAACATGCCGTCAACGATTTAATGAATCGGCATCGTGACGCATTAAGACGACTGATTCATTTTCGACTGGACCGAAAGATCTCCGCCCGCGTCGACGCCAGCGATGTTGTGCAAGACGTCCTGCTCGAAGCCAACCAGCGTCTGAAAGATTATGTCGCAAACCCGGTCATGCCGTTTCATCTGTGGGTCCGACAACTTGCCAAGGATCGCATGATCGACCTGCACCGTCGGCATCACGCCAAGAAGAGATCGGTCGACAAAGAACAGCCACTCCAACGACGAAAATTTGGCGATCAATCATCACTCAACTTAGCTGCGCAGCTGAGTGATCAAGAACTAACTCCAGCGGCAGCAACGATCCGGAAAGAACTCGAAGAACGTTTTCTTGAAGCCTTGAGCCAGATTGACGATGACGATCGGGAGATCATCGTTATGCGGCACATTGAACACCTCGGGAATAGCGAAGTCGCACAAGCCTTAGACCTTTCGCCGGCGGCAGCGGGAATGAGATACTTGCGAGCGATTCGGCGCCTGAAAACCATACTGACCGCAACAGACGAATCAGAATCTGAAAAACGCTCAGAGTAG
- a CDS encoding DUF6754 domain-containing protein, giving the protein MKNGLYLVVSTFVLSLFAASLMAQPAPPLSVLAEDHPMDDGTNIDVVITLQKDSSPDLEYIVEKSAEYNGLFQEIGKVQPSAKQIKAAEIIYTSDRNVRGEKYWFRVQAKSLKEDEAKSAFVRTAEDSPGVGKLQFFDGGRIWLAIITVLVCGSVVVFISLARGGRDLKVRPIAGLEAIEEAVGRATEMGRTCLFVPGLQDMNDIQTIAGLTILSHVAEQAAEYDCRLETPTSRSLVMTAARETVATAFLKAGRPDAYNDDLVYYVTDEQFAYVSFLTGKMVREKPAACFYLGAFYAESLILAETGNEVGAIQVAGTAQPAQLPFFVAACDYTLIGEEFFAASAYLSGDPDQLGSLKGQDVGKIIVGGLILIGVTLVTLMEVTNNELIASAANYLLNTILQST; this is encoded by the coding sequence ATGAAAAACGGTCTGTATCTTGTGGTCTCCACGTTTGTCTTGTCTCTCTTTGCGGCATCGCTGATGGCTCAACCTGCTCCTCCACTGAGCGTGCTTGCCGAAGACCATCCGATGGACGATGGGACAAACATTGACGTCGTCATCACGCTTCAAAAAGATTCGTCTCCCGATCTGGAATACATTGTCGAAAAATCAGCAGAGTACAACGGGCTCTTTCAGGAGATCGGAAAGGTTCAACCCTCTGCCAAACAAATAAAAGCAGCTGAGATCATCTACACGAGTGACCGAAATGTACGTGGAGAAAAGTATTGGTTTCGTGTTCAGGCAAAATCCCTGAAGGAAGACGAGGCGAAGTCGGCCTTTGTCCGCACTGCTGAAGATTCCCCCGGTGTTGGCAAGCTGCAGTTCTTTGATGGAGGTCGAATTTGGTTGGCAATCATCACTGTGCTCGTCTGCGGTTCTGTCGTGGTCTTCATTTCTCTAGCTCGCGGTGGACGCGATCTGAAAGTTCGACCAATCGCAGGTTTGGAAGCGATTGAAGAAGCGGTCGGTCGTGCGACGGAAATGGGACGGACCTGCCTGTTCGTTCCTGGTCTTCAGGACATGAACGACATTCAGACAATCGCTGGATTGACGATCCTCTCGCACGTCGCAGAGCAAGCTGCAGAGTACGACTGCCGACTGGAAACGCCAACTTCGAGATCTCTGGTGATGACCGCTGCCCGTGAAACTGTTGCCACGGCATTCCTCAAAGCGGGGCGCCCTGATGCGTACAATGACGACCTGGTTTACTACGTCACCGATGAACAGTTTGCCTATGTTTCGTTTCTGACCGGAAAGATGGTTCGTGAGAAACCGGCAGCCTGTTTTTATCTGGGCGCCTTCTATGCCGAATCGCTCATTCTTGCAGAGACTGGAAACGAAGTCGGTGCAATTCAGGTTGCGGGGACGGCTCAACCAGCTCAGTTGCCATTTTTCGTGGCAGCGTGTGATTACACTCTCATTGGTGAAGAGTTCTTCGCTGCCAGCGCTTACCTTTCCGGTGATCCTGATCAACTGGGAAGTTTAAAGGGGCAGGATGTTGGAAAAATCATTGTCGGAGGGCTCATCCTGATCGGAGTCACTCTCGTCACTTTGATGGAAGTGACCAATAACGAATTGATCGCAAGTGCTGCAAATTACCTGCTGAATACAATTTTGCAGTCAACGTGA
- the rdgB gene encoding RdgB/HAM1 family non-canonical purine NTP pyrophosphatase, whose translation MSQQNSFPTVVLASRNQKKIGEIRELLAPYGIPLISVEEFEGVEDVVEDGDTFQANAEKKASQTALAVGHWAIGEDSGLCVDALKGAPGIYSARYSGPGATDEKNNAKLIDELAGLPSEKRGGKYVCHVAVADPEGNVQLNIEATCRGRIADSARGTNGFGYDPYFEMREYRKTFGELGSVVKQQISHRARAFDRLIPQLLRTLSQAK comes from the coding sequence ATGAGTCAACAGAATTCTTTTCCGACAGTGGTCCTTGCGAGTCGAAATCAAAAGAAAATCGGCGAGATCCGGGAACTACTGGCTCCGTATGGAATCCCACTGATTTCGGTCGAGGAGTTCGAAGGCGTGGAAGATGTAGTAGAAGATGGTGACACGTTTCAGGCCAATGCCGAGAAGAAAGCATCTCAAACAGCTCTCGCTGTCGGGCATTGGGCGATTGGCGAAGATAGTGGTCTGTGTGTCGATGCGTTAAAGGGGGCTCCTGGAATTTACTCAGCCAGGTACAGCGGGCCCGGTGCCACAGATGAGAAAAACAATGCGAAGTTGATCGACGAACTGGCTGGGCTACCGAGTGAAAAGCGGGGAGGAAAGTACGTTTGCCATGTTGCCGTTGCTGATCCCGAGGGAAATGTGCAGCTGAATATTGAGGCGACTTGCCGAGGCCGCATCGCTGACTCTGCCCGTGGCACGAATGGTTTTGGGTATGATCCCTACTTCGAAATGCGAGAATATCGCAAAACGTTTGGCGAGTTGGGTTCCGTCGTGAAACAGCAGATCAGCCACCGTGCCCGAGCTTTTGACCGCCTCATCCCGCAATTATTGCGTACATTATCTCAAGCTAAGTAA
- a CDS encoding HEAT repeat domain-containing protein: MRRGFDSVAAASGTIRQNLLRIATQPWFSQFMSETPNPTPDDQSELPREGDSSQEDVTVDLPTDLPPVEPPSAGMIIQLFLVPAIIVALIVGVYAVFGQLASQELDWRQLVTDVRSENPHVRWRGALGLAHMLDADAQRGEKSQQLNANPEIATAFAELYAEFIDLDDLSEEELKNLEFLSKALGRMQVQSAVIPVFREGIKETRNHEVRKHSLIGLSMFAGNLQQSGQTLSDPELVNELIEISKEGDRLFRHQGAYALGLFPTAESQARLVALLSDPDLMTRMNAAVGLSRNGSVEGVDVFFDLLKDGANWGLDPKQVKTEEQESEYFERVLMLINSIKALEELEEKLTSDQKTELLKLLDPLSDTVKDTLLKSQIIELKAALNK; encoded by the coding sequence TTGCGACGGGGCTTCGATTCCGTCGCTGCCGCCTCCGGGACGATTCGTCAAAATTTGCTGCGAATCGCCACTCAACCCTGGTTTTCCCAGTTCATGTCCGAAACACCAAATCCAACACCTGATGATCAATCTGAGCTTCCTCGCGAAGGGGACAGTTCTCAAGAAGATGTCACAGTCGATCTTCCAACTGATCTGCCACCGGTGGAGCCACCTTCAGCGGGGATGATCATCCAGCTCTTTCTGGTCCCTGCGATTATTGTCGCATTGATCGTCGGGGTTTACGCCGTGTTCGGTCAATTGGCTTCGCAGGAACTCGATTGGCGGCAACTTGTCACCGATGTTCGCAGCGAAAACCCTCACGTCCGTTGGCGCGGAGCGCTCGGCTTGGCCCACATGCTTGATGCTGATGCTCAGCGGGGTGAAAAAAGCCAGCAACTCAACGCCAACCCGGAAATCGCTACTGCATTTGCCGAGCTCTATGCAGAGTTCATCGATTTGGACGATCTCTCGGAAGAAGAACTCAAGAACCTCGAATTTCTCTCAAAGGCGTTAGGACGAATGCAGGTTCAGAGCGCCGTCATTCCGGTCTTCCGGGAAGGCATCAAGGAGACGCGCAATCATGAGGTGCGAAAGCATTCACTGATTGGGCTCTCGATGTTTGCGGGGAATCTTCAGCAATCGGGGCAAACTTTGAGCGACCCGGAACTTGTGAATGAGCTGATCGAAATTTCAAAGGAAGGGGACCGACTCTTCCGCCATCAGGGAGCTTACGCCCTCGGGCTGTTTCCCACAGCGGAAAGTCAGGCACGCCTGGTTGCTCTCCTCAGCGATCCCGATTTGATGACTCGCATGAACGCAGCGGTCGGTCTGTCACGCAACGGTTCAGTCGAGGGAGTGGACGTCTTCTTTGACCTCCTCAAGGATGGAGCCAATTGGGGCCTGGACCCTAAGCAGGTCAAAACTGAAGAGCAGGAATCGGAGTATTTCGAACGCGTCCTGATGCTCATCAACAGTATTAAAGCTCTTGAAGAACTCGAAGAAAAACTCACCTCGGACCAGAAGACTGAACTCTTGAAACTTCTCGATCCACTGAGCGACACAGTCAAGGATACTCTGCTCAAATCTCAGATCATCGAGTTGAAAGCAGCTTTGAATAAATAG